From one Nilaparvata lugens isolate BPH chromosome 2, ASM1435652v1, whole genome shotgun sequence genomic stretch:
- the LOC111053739 gene encoding N(4)-(Beta-N-acetylglucosaminyl)-L-asparaginase has translation MFLFKNKCAVISVFSILIIIATVSLVTVYQISHHKVHARKRVIPMVMNTWDFKRATASAWEIIKSTKSAVNAVHEGCLICEIDQCKHTVGMGGSPDENGETTLDALIIDGATMNVGAVGGLRSIKSAISVARKVMDQTKHTLLAGDLATQFALNLGFVPESLLTDYSYGLWKSWRDNKCQPNFWNNVSPNHTQTCGPYYISEGLEDATEDEYGSSTNHDTITVLAIDEAGNIAAGGSTNGLIHKIPGRVGDTPIPGAGAYADNEVGAASATGNGDIMMRYLPSFLAVEMMRMGMSPKQAAETAIKRISSRHPRFFGAVIAVNIYGDFGAACNGMETFPFCVANEELGVKNFSIPCNI, from the exons ATGTTTCTCTTCAAGAATAAATGTGCAGTGATTtcagtattttcaattctaataatCATAGCCACAGTTTCTTTGGTGACTGTTTACCAAATTTCTCATCATAAGGTTCATGCTAGGAAACGTGTGATTCCAATGGTCATGAACACATGGGATTTCAAACGCGCAACAGCTAGTG CATGGGAGATAATAAAGAGTACCAAGTCTGCAGTTAATGCGGTGCACGAAGGATGTTTAATATGTGAAATAGATCAATGTAAGCATACTGTTGGTATGGGAGGAAGCCCGGATGAAAATGGAGAAACAACACTGGATGCCTTGATCATTGATGG AGCTACAATGAATGTTGGAGCCGTTGGTGGACTGAGATCGATCAAAAGTGCCATTTCagtggcaaggaaagttatggaTCAAACAAAGCACACCTTGCTAGCTGGTGACCTAGCTACCCAATTCGCTCTAAATTTGGGCTTTGTGCCTGAGTCATTGCTAACGGACTATTCTTACGGCTTATGGAAGAGCTGGAGAGACAATAAATGTCAACCGAATTTTTGGAAT AATGTTTCTCCAAACCACACGCAAACGTGTGGTCCATATTATATATCAGAAGGACTTGAAGATGCGACAGAGGATGAATATGGCAGCTCCACAAACCATGATACAATTACTGTTCTGGCAATAGACGAGGCAGGAAATATCGCTGCTGGTGGATCCACCAATGGACTCATTCACAAAATCCCTGg GAGAGTAGGCGACACCCCGATTCCAGGGGCTGGAGCCTATGCTGATAATGAAGTCGGTGCAGCCTCTGCCACAGGAAATGGTGATATTATGATGCGCTATCTACCCAG CTTTTTGGCCGTAGAAATGATGAGGATGGGAATGTCTCCGAAGCAAGCAGCTGAGACGGCGATAAAGAGAATTTCGTCACGACACCCGAGATTCTTTGGAGCCGTGATTGCCGTCAATATTTATGGAGATTTTGGAGCAGCTTGCAATGGGATGGAAACATTTCCATTCTGTGTAGCTAATGAGGAGTTGGGggttaaaaacttttcaattccCTGCAACATTTAA